In the genome of Bacteroidota bacterium, the window CTATCGAACCCCTTACACATGATGTAATAAAATTAGTGTTAGAAAAACCCGAGGGAATAACCTTCATACCAGGACAAGCCACAGATATTGCAATCAACAAACCGGGGTTAGAAAACGAATGGCATACATTCACGTTCACTTCTTTGCCCGAAGAAAATTTTTTGGAATTTAATATTAAAACCTATAGCGACCATCAAGGTATAACACATAAATTGCGCTCTTTGAATGCCGGTGACGAAGTTTTTGTGGGCGATGTTTATGGCGATATTCACTACAAAGGAGAAGGTATATTCATTGCCGGAGGTGCCGGTATTACACCTTTTATTGCCATCCTCAAAAATCTTGAGAAAAAAGGACAGTTAGGCAAAAACAAATTAATTTTTGGCAATAAAACACAGCATGATATTATCCAAAAAGCTTTGTTAAGTAAAATGTTGGGCAGTCGCTTTATCAATGTACTTGCGAACGAGCAAGTTTACGGATATGAACACGGGTTCATTGATGCTGAACTTATAAAAAAACATTCTGAAACCGCACTCAAATACTACTATTTGTGCGGTCCACCTCCTATGATGAATGCGGTTGAGAAACACCTTAGCGCTTTGGGTGTGGAGCCTCAATACATTGTGAAAGAAGGTTTTTAGTTTTTCTTGTGCATAGTTTTTTCAGGTCGGCAAAGCCGACCTGCTTGTTTATGCCATACACTTTTGCAATAAAATAAAA includes:
- a CDS encoding flavodoxin reductase, whose amino-acid sequence is MAHLVKIKSIEPLTHDVIKLVLEKPEGITFIPGQATDIAINKPGLENEWHTFTFTSLPEENFLEFNIKTYSDHQGITHKLRSLNAGDEVFVGDVYGDIHYKGEGIFIAGGAGITPFIAILKNLEKKGQLGKNKLIFGNKTQHDIIQKALLSKMLGSRFINVLANEQVYGYEHGFIDAELIKKHSETALKYYYLCGPPPMMNAVEKHLSALGVEPQYIVKEGF